The Kosakonia sacchari SP1 genome includes a window with the following:
- a CDS encoding cytochrome d ubiquinol oxidase subunit II produces MPDILRLPWLDALSAAALALSLLIYVLLDGTDLGTGILCAFQRSPESRHVINLSLLPVWDGNETWLVLTAGGLLGLFPLAYGIILSALYIPVFVMLLALVMRGMAIEYRHYAPRLFDLMLVAGSLLAALAQGIIVGALLQGIATDGRQFTGNGFEWLRPFPLYCGLALVCGYSLMGAGWIIWRCTGELETWGRRVMPWLAIVTGLLLADLLAWTTQLHETWRQHLFNIWLWLPLLLVGVLAVMLFGVGLILRRPFLPLAGVLVMVSCAFCALVFTLFPWIVPAVLSITQTAAPPATQRFLLLTFALLVPVTLLYNSWVFRIFSGKIAG; encoded by the coding sequence ATGCCGGATATTTTACGTTTGCCCTGGCTTGATGCACTTTCTGCCGCTGCACTGGCGCTCAGTTTGCTGATCTATGTTCTGCTTGATGGCACAGATTTGGGCACCGGCATCCTGTGCGCATTTCAGCGCAGCCCGGAGTCGCGCCATGTTATCAATCTCTCTTTATTGCCGGTCTGGGATGGCAATGAAACCTGGCTGGTGCTCACGGCGGGCGGCTTGCTGGGACTATTCCCGCTGGCGTACGGCATCATCCTCAGCGCACTCTATATCCCGGTGTTTGTGATGTTGCTGGCGCTGGTGATGCGCGGCATGGCAATTGAGTATCGCCACTATGCGCCACGGCTGTTTGACCTGATGCTGGTGGCTGGTTCGCTGTTGGCAGCGCTGGCGCAGGGGATTATTGTGGGGGCGCTGCTACAGGGGATTGCCACCGATGGGCGCCAGTTTACCGGCAACGGCTTTGAGTGGCTGCGTCCTTTTCCGCTCTATTGCGGCCTGGCGCTGGTGTGTGGATATAGCCTGATGGGAGCCGGGTGGATAATCTGGCGCTGCACCGGCGAGCTGGAAACGTGGGGAAGGCGGGTGATGCCGTGGCTCGCCATCGTCACCGGATTACTGCTGGCGGATTTGTTGGCGTGGACTACGCAACTGCATGAAACCTGGCGTCAGCATCTGTTTAATATCTGGCTTTGGTTACCGCTGTTACTGGTGGGTGTACTGGCGGTGATGTTGTTTGGGGTTGGTCTGATTTTGCGTAGGCCTTTTTTACCCCTTGCCGGCGTGTTAGTGATGGTCAGTTGTGCTTTTTGTGCGCTGGTGTTTACGCTTTTTCCGTGGATAGTGCCGGCTGTTCTCAGCATTACGCAGACCGCCGCACCACCGGCCACGCAACGATTTCTGCTGCTGACGTTTGCGTTACTGGTGCCAGTAACGTTGCTTTATAACAGCTGGGTTTTTCGCATTTTCAGTGGAAAAATTGCGGGTTAG
- a CDS encoding TetR/AcrR family transcriptional regulator, whose product MVVKRRAQTMEENRAKLIAAARKAFAEKGFTAASMDELTASVGLTRGALYHNFGDKQGLLAAVVAQVDGEMAQRAKMQAHATDNAWDALLAEGVAYIEMALDPEIQRIVLLDGPAFLGDPSRWPSQNACLQATRIAVADMVANGEMKEVDVESAARLLNGAALNAALWVAASNNPQQTLPKVIDAFSLLANGLRAEKKNPA is encoded by the coding sequence ATGGTCGTTAAACGTCGCGCGCAAACCATGGAAGAGAACCGCGCCAAACTTATCGCCGCTGCCCGCAAGGCGTTTGCCGAAAAAGGCTTTACGGCGGCATCGATGGATGAACTGACCGCCAGTGTCGGCTTAACGCGCGGGGCGCTGTACCACAACTTTGGCGATAAACAGGGCTTACTTGCCGCCGTGGTGGCGCAGGTCGATGGCGAAATGGCGCAGCGCGCGAAGATGCAGGCGCACGCCACCGATAATGCCTGGGATGCGCTGCTGGCTGAAGGTGTCGCCTATATCGAGATGGCGCTCGATCCTGAAATCCAGCGCATTGTGTTGCTCGATGGCCCGGCGTTTCTTGGCGATCCTTCGCGCTGGCCAAGCCAGAATGCCTGTCTACAGGCCACCCGTATTGCGGTAGCTGACATGGTGGCAAACGGCGAGATGAAAGAGGTGGATGTGGAATCCGCCGCGCGTTTACTCAATGGCGCAGCGTTGAATGCCGCGTTATGGGTTGCCGCCAGTAATAACCCGCAACAGACGCTGCCCAAAGTGATTGACGCGTTTAGCTTGCTGGCGAATGGGCTGCGCGCAGAGAAAAAAAACCCGGCATAA
- a CDS encoding RidA family protein: MIPREPVFPAHRHALYEQHGYSAAIRSGDLLFVSGQVGSRADGSPEPDFAAQVRLAFDNLQATLAAAGCTFDDLVDVTTFHTDPENQFATIMEVKQAIFPQPPYPNWTAVGVNWLAGFDFEIKVIARIPERAA; the protein is encoded by the coding sequence ATGATCCCTCGCGAACCCGTTTTTCCCGCTCATCGCCATGCGTTGTATGAACAACATGGTTACTCCGCCGCAATACGCTCCGGCGATCTGCTGTTTGTTTCCGGCCAGGTTGGCAGCCGCGCCGATGGCAGCCCGGAGCCCGATTTCGCCGCCCAGGTGCGCCTCGCGTTCGACAATCTGCAGGCCACGCTGGCGGCGGCGGGGTGTACTTTTGATGATCTGGTTGATGTCACCACCTTTCATACGGATCCGGAAAACCAGTTCGCCACCATCATGGAGGTCAAACAGGCGATTTTCCCACAGCCACCGTATCCCAACTGGACAGCCGTGGGCGTGAACTGGCTGGCGGGTTTTGATTTCGAAATTAAGGTGATTGCGCGTATTCCCGAACGCGCGGCATAA